The following are encoded together in the Lactuca sativa cultivar Salinas chromosome 1, Lsat_Salinas_v11, whole genome shotgun sequence genome:
- the LOC111896258 gene encoding polyadenylate-binding protein RBP45, producing the protein MQPGTTAVMDPRYQQQWMMMNQHQVPPPQQQFHQQQPQHMYTYNQQPPPAAAVLPQYSVAATPTGAGPNHQPASADEIRTLWIGDLQYWMEEQYLVSCFAQSGEVLSAKVIRNKQSGQSEGYGFIEFVNRGAAERHLQTYNGTLMPNVEQNFRLNWASLGVGEKRADGSPDFTIFVGDLAADVTDYTLQETFRAHYQSVRSAKVVTDRMTGRTKGYGFVKFGDETEQIRAMTEMNGSLCSTRPMRIGPAANKNTTGGQQNPKASYQNNTSQGSQSEEDPNNTTIFVGGLDPNVTDEHLRQVFSQHGQLVHVKIPAGKRCGFVQFADRSCAEEALRMLQGTQLGGQTVRLSWGRSPSNKQGQESQYNGGGYYGYEGYGGYAPAPPVVPQDPNNMYYGGHGGGAYAGYAAAYPQQQPHHQ; encoded by the exons ATGCAACCAGGAACAACGGCGGTCATGGATCCTAGGTACCAACAACAATGGATGATGATGAATCAACATCAAGTACCGCCTCCACAGCAACAGTTCCATCAACAACAGCCGCAACATATGTATACATACAACCAGCAACCACCACCGGCTGCGGCCGTTCTACCTCAGTACTCTGTAGCAGCAACACCTACAGGTGCTGGTCCAAATCATCAACCAGCTAGCGCCGATGAAATCCGTACGCTATGGATCGGTGATCTACAGTATTGGATGGAAGAACAGTACCTCGTCAGCTGTTTCGCCCAATCTGGCGAG GTCCTATCTGCCAAAGTAATCCGTAACAAGCAAAGTGGACAATCTGAAGGTTATGGTTTCATTGAGTTTGTTAACCGAGGTGCTGCAGAAAGGCATCTACAGACATACAATGGTACTCTCATGCCAAATGTTGAACAAAACTTCAGACTGAACTGGGCTTCTCTTGGAGTTGGTGAAAAACGTGCAGATGGTTCACCTGATTTCACCATATTTGTTGGGGACTTAGCAGCTGATGTTACAGATTATACATTACAGGAGACATTTAGGGCTCATTATCAATCTGTAAGAAGTGCAAAAGTTGTAACTGATCGAATGACAGGGCGCACAAAAGGGTATGGATTTGTCAAGTTTGGAGATGAAACTGAACAAATACGCGCCATGACTGAGATGAATGGAAGCTTATGCTCCACCAGACCTATGCGCATTGGTCCAGCTGCTAACAAAAACACTACTGGTGGACAACAGAATCCAAAAG CTTCATACCAGAATAATACTAGTCAGGGATCACAGAGTGAGGAGGATCCAAATAATACAACT ATATTTGTTGGTGGTTTGGATCCGAATGTTACAGATGAACATTTAAGGCAAGTTTTCAGCCAACATGGACAATTAGTCCATGTCAAAATCCCTGCTGGAAAACGATGTGGCTTTGTTCAATTTGCTGATAG AAGCTGTGCTGAAGAAGCATTGCGTATGCTGCAAGGAACTCAATTAGGTGGACAGACTGTTAGACTTTCGTGGGGTCGTAGTCCTTCAAATAAAcag GGTCAAGAAAGTCAATACAATGGTGGAGGATATTATGGATACGAGGGTTATGGAGGGTATGCTCCTGCTCCTCCTGTAGTACCACAAGATCCAAATAATATGTATTATGGAGGACATGGTGGTGGAGCTTATGCTGGATATGCTGCTGCTTATCCACAACAACAGCCACATCATCAG TGA
- the LOC111896270 gene encoding mediator of RNA polymerase II transcription subunit 21, with translation MDIISQLQEQVNTIAAIAFNTFGTLQRDAPPVRLSPNYPEPPAPAAGASAATATAAPPTATNTVAANPTTEESPSNNIAEQPKLLSAELVKAAKQFDALVAALPLSEGGEEAQLTRIEQLQAENDLVGQELQKQLEAAEKELKQVQELFNEAADNCLNLKKPD, from the exons ATGGACATAATATCGCAATTACAAGAACAGGTAAACACCATCGCAGCAATCGCCTTCAATACATTCGGGACATTGCAAAGAGACGCACCTCCTGTTCGTCTCTCTCCGAATTATCCGGAGCCTCCTGCACCTGCTGCCGGTGCCAGTGCCGCCACCGCCACCGCTGCACCGCCCACTGCTACTAACACTGTGGCTGCTAATCCCACCACCGAAGAATCTCCCAGTAATAATATCGCCGAACAACCTAAGCTTCTGAGCGCTGAACTTGTCAAAGCTGCTAAACAG TTTGATGCATTGGTAGCTGCTCTTCCCTTGTCAGAAGGGGGTGAGGAAGCTCAGCTGACAAGAATTGAACAACTCCAG GCTGAAAATGACCTTGTTGGCCAAGAACTTCAAAAGCAACTTGAGGCTGcag AGAAGGAATTGAAACAAGTGCAGGAATTGTTCAATGAAGCTGCAGATAACTGTCTCAACTTAAAGAAACCCGACTGa